The sequence below is a genomic window from Bacteroidota bacterium.
TAATGAGTTGTTTGAAAAGTACAGGTCCTGTTATAAAAATTACAGGCTGTTGGAGAAGGACTATAAGGATATTCTTGAAAATGCTTCTAAGGCTAAAAGTGATCTGGATTATTTTCAGTTTCAGTTCGATCAGCTTAATGAAGCCAAACTGCTTTCGGGCGAACAGGAAGGTCTTGAAGTTGAGCTTGAAGAACTGAAACATGCCGAAGAAATAAAGCGTAATCTTTCCCTTGCCGACCAGCTCCTTTCGGATGATGGAAATTCTGTACTTAATCAGTTAAAAGAATCGGTAAGCCTGACTGGTAGGTTAATCCCTTTTTTCCCCAGGGTGAGTGAAATCAATCAGCGCCTGGAGAGTGCCTATATCGAACTGAAGGATATTGCCGCTGAAACGGACATGCTGAACGAAAAGATGGAGATTAATCCTGAGCGGACAGCATTTATCAATGAACGTCTGGATCTGATATACGGGCTGGAGCAGAAACACCGGGTTGGGTCGGTAGATGAGCTGATCATCCTCCGGGATGAACTTGGGAATAAGATTGAAGGTATTACTTCTTTCGACACTCAAATTGGCCTTCTTTCAAAAAAATTGGCTGAAGAAAAAGATAAACTCTGCAAATTAGCTGCAAAATTATCAGACGATAGAATGAAGGTGATTCCCTCTCTGGAAAAGGAAGTAATTGCAGTGTTGCAACAGTTGGGTATCCGTAATGCCAATTTCAAGGTTGTTCATTCCCTTCTGGAAGATTTTACCCCCAATGGTCTGGATCGTGTAAGCTTTTTGTTTTCGGCTAACAAACAATCCGACTTGCAGGATATTTCGAAGGTTGCCTCAGGCGGGGAGCTTTCCCGGGTGATGCTGAGCATTAAATATATCATTTCCTCGAACATAGACCTGCCTACCATTATATTCGATGAAATTGATGCCGGTGTTTCCGGTGAGGTGGCCGACAAGATGGGGAATATTCTAAAAAAAATGTCTAAAAATATGCAGGTGATTAATATTACGCATCTTCCTCAAATCGCCTGCAAGGGGAACTA
It includes:
- the recN gene encoding DNA repair protein RecN is translated as MLKYLSIQNYAIIDKVVIDFHPGFSIITGETGAGKSIIMGALSLIIGQRADTSVLNDKSRKCIAEAEFDITRYNLKDFFTQNNIDYSDNTLIRREINEEGKSRAFINDTPVNLSVMRELGVKLIDIHSQHQNLNLSDNLFQLKVIDALAQHNELFEKYRSCYKNYRLLEKDYKDILENASKAKSDLDYFQFQFDQLNEAKLLSGEQEGLEVELEELKHAEEIKRNLSLADQLLSDDGNSVLNQLKESVSLTGRLIPFFPRVSEINQRLESAYIELKDIAAETDMLNEKMEINPERTAFINERLDLIYGLEQKHRVGSVDELIILRDELGNKIEGITSFDTQIGLLSKKLAEEKDKLCKLAAKLSDDRMKVIPSLEKEVIAVLQQLGIRNANFKVVHSLLEDFTPNGLDRVSFLFSANKQSDLQDISKVASGGELSRVMLSIKYIISSNIDLPTIIFDEIDAGVSGEVADKMGNILKKMSKNMQVINITHLPQIACKGNYHYVVYKKDNNHTTYTQVRLLQPEERVMEIAKMLSGEKMTAAAIDNAKTLLSSSI